A genomic window from Algoriphagus sp. Y33 includes:
- a CDS encoding dihydrofolate reductase family protein, with translation MSTIRRALITTQFIFALLVLIGTVTVWSRMQFIGNKDLGYDPSGVLSISSFATEDREAGIKQQVGQLSGVEAVCLSSWIPTRGDASMTKQIIKQQSGKDILVGSRSLIIQLLNNNLIDEFQICIHPIIEGKGLPLFDQIKDRIVFKLIKTKSLNSGATVFYYQPT, from the coding sequence TTGTCCACGATTCGAAGAGCACTGATCACTACGCAGTTTATCTTTGCTCTTTTGGTTCTGATCGGCACGGTGACCGTCTGGTCCCGAATGCAATTTATAGGCAATAAAGATTTAGGATACGACCCTTCCGGTGTTCTCAGCATATCTTCATTTGCTACTGAAGACAGGGAAGCAGGCATAAAGCAGCAGGTCGGCCAGCTGTCCGGAGTGGAAGCGGTCTGCCTCAGTAGCTGGATTCCCACCAGAGGAGATGCTTCTATGACCAAGCAGATCATCAAACAACAATCAGGAAAGGACATTTTGGTGGGAAGTCGGAGTTTGATTATTCAACTATTAAATAATAATCTTATTGACGAATTTCAAATTTGCATTCACCCTATCATTGAGGGAAAGGGTCTGCCATTGTTTGACCAAATAAAGGATAGGATTGTTTTTAAACTCATTAAAACAAAATCCCTAAATTCTGGTGCAACTGTATTTTACTATCAACCAACGTAA